One region of Flavobacterium sp. GSB-24 genomic DNA includes:
- a CDS encoding polysaccharide biosynthesis C-terminal domain-containing protein, whose product MGIVLNQSFKNTVITYIGFGIGAINTLYLYPIFLGATFYGLTNYITSSANVIMPLFAIGMQNTLVKFYSQYKTEEEKSQFLSFTVLFPILLIIPLLLIGLCFYDEILFFLSKKNAIVKTYVWLIPFIGLTMAYFEIFYAWARVHMHSVFGNFIKEIGLRLFSLFLLIAVYYNVLSVEGFVYATAVLYLLAFLVTMFYAFSVKKPHFQIARPKNTKDILVYTFYIILSGSVANLLLDGDKMILNQYMIIDNIAFYSVATYIALVISVPSRAMHQIVYPITAKLMHENKHDELNQLYKKTSINLQMVGGFVMLCIFVNINQLYELVPKEYSGGIAVVFMIGLSKYFDLILGNNNAIIFNTKYYRMVLYLGLMLVVLTIVLNMIFIPIFGIFGSAFATLLSITLYSLAKLLFVVKKLHLYPFTKETIYSILLTFALFLVFYFWEFPFFQLISIALKSILVTIVYVYLNYKFKISPDINNVIDTIFKKIGIKI is encoded by the coding sequence ATGGGTATTGTCTTAAATCAGTCTTTTAAAAATACTGTAATTACATATATTGGCTTTGGCATCGGAGCCATTAATACACTTTATTTATATCCAATTTTCCTTGGGGCAACCTTTTATGGTTTAACTAACTATATAACTTCAAGTGCAAATGTTATAATGCCTTTGTTTGCTATTGGAATGCAAAATACATTAGTAAAGTTTTATTCTCAATACAAAACCGAGGAAGAAAAATCTCAATTTTTATCTTTTACGGTTTTGTTTCCGATTCTATTAATAATTCCGCTCTTATTAATTGGACTTTGTTTCTATGATGAAATTTTGTTCTTTTTGTCAAAAAAGAATGCAATTGTAAAAACTTACGTATGGTTGATCCCGTTTATCGGATTGACTATGGCGTATTTCGAAATTTTTTATGCTTGGGCACGTGTTCATATGCATTCTGTTTTTGGAAATTTTATTAAGGAAATTGGTTTACGATTGTTTTCCTTATTCTTATTGATAGCGGTTTACTATAATGTACTCAGTGTTGAAGGATTTGTATATGCAACTGCAGTATTATATTTATTAGCATTTTTAGTTACCATGTTTTATGCTTTTAGTGTAAAAAAACCGCATTTTCAGATTGCTAGACCAAAAAACACAAAAGATATACTCGTCTATACATTTTATATTATTTTGTCGGGAAGTGTCGCTAATTTACTATTAGACGGAGATAAAATGATATTGAATCAATATATGATTATCGATAACATTGCATTTTATTCTGTGGCAACTTACATTGCTTTGGTAATTTCGGTTCCAAGCCGTGCGATGCACCAAATCGTTTATCCAATTACGGCTAAATTGATGCACGAAAACAAACACGATGAATTAAACCAGCTTTATAAAAAGACATCTATAAATCTGCAAATGGTCGGCGGATTTGTAATGCTATGTATTTTTGTTAATATTAATCAATTGTACGAATTAGTTCCAAAGGAATACAGCGGCGGAATTGCAGTTGTATTTATGATTGGTCTTTCAAAATATTTTGATTTGATTTTAGGAAACAATAATGCCATCATATTCAATACAAAATATTACAGAATGGTTTTATATTTAGGATTAATGTTGGTTGTTCTGACCATAGTTTTAAATATGATTTTTATTCCTATTTTCGGAATTTTCGGTTCTGCTTTTGCAACCCTTTTGTCTATTACTTTATATAGCTTAGCAAAACTACTTTTTGTGGTTAAAAAACTTCATCTTTATCCTTTTACCAAAGAGACAATTTATTCGATACTTTTAACTTTCGCATTGTTTTTAGTATTTTATTTCTGGGAGTTTCCTTTTTTCCAGTTAATAAGCATTGCCCTAAAATCTATTTTGGTAA